One region of Tamandua tetradactyla isolate mTamTet1 chromosome 6, mTamTet1.pri, whole genome shotgun sequence genomic DNA includes:
- the MINK1 gene encoding misshapen-like kinase 1 isoform X10 gives MGDPAPARSLDDIDLSALRDPAGIFELVEVVGNGTYGQVYKGRHVKTGQLAAIKVMDVTEDEEEEIKQEINMLKKYSHHRNIATYYGAFIKKSPPGNDDQLWLVMEFCGAGSVTDLVKNTKGNALKEDCIAYICREILRGLAHLHAHKVIHRDIKGQNVLLTENAEVKLVDFGVSAQLDRTVGRRNTFIGTPYWMAPEVIACDENPDATYDYRSDIWSLGITAIEMAEGAPPLCDMHPMRALFLIPRNPPPRLKSKKWSKKFIDFIDTCLIKTYLSRPPTEQLLKFPFIRDQPTERQVRIQLKDHIDRSRKKRGEKEETEYEYSGSEEEDDSHGEEGEPSSIMNVPGESTLRREFLRLQQENKSNSEALKQQQQLQQQQQRDPEAHIKHLLHQRQRRIEEQKEERRRVEEQQRREREQRKLQEKEQQRRLEDRQALRREEERRQAEREQEYKRKQLEEQRQSERLQRQLQQEHAYLKSLQQQQQQQQLQKQQQQQQQQQQILPGDRKPLYHYGRGINPADKPAWAREVEERTRMNKQQNSPLAKTKPSSTGPEPPVPQASPGPPGPLSQTPPMQRPVEPQEGPHKSLVAHRVPLKPYAAPVPRSQSLQDQPTRNLAAFPASHDPDPATLTPTATPGARGAIIRQNSDPTSEGPGPSPSPNPPTWVRPDNEAPPKVPQRTSSIATALNTSGAAGSRPAQAVRASNPDLRRSDPGWERSDSVLPASHGHLPQAGSLERNRVGASSKLDSSPVFSPGNKAKPEDHRSRPGRPASYKRAIGEDFVLLKERTLDEAPRPPKKAMDYSSSSEEVESSDEDEEEGDGEPSEGSRDTPGARSDGDTDSVSTMVVHDVEEMSGTQTPYGGGTMVVQRTPEEERSLLHADSNGYTNLPDVVQPSHSPTENSKGQSPPSKDGGSDYQSRGLVKAPGKSSFTMFVDLGIYQPGGSGDTIPITALVGGEGGRLDQLQYDVRKGSVVNVNPTNTRAHSETPEIRKYKKRFNSEILCAALWGVNLLVGTENGLMLLDRSGQGKVYGLIGRRRFQQMDVLEGLNLLITISGKRNKLRVYYLSWLRNKILHNDPEVEKKQGWTTVGDMEGCGHYRVVKYERIKFLVIALKSSVEVYAWAPKPYHKFMAFKSFADLPHRPLLVDLTVEEGQRLKVIYGSSAGFHAVDVDSGNSYDIYIPVHIQSQITPHAIIFLPNADGLEMLLCYEDEGVYVNTYGRIIKDVVLQWGEMPTSVAYICSNQIMGWGEKAIEIRSVETGHLDGVFMHKRAQRLKFLCERNDKVFFASVRSGGSSQVYFMTLNRNCIMNW, from the exons GACCCTGCTGGAATCTTTGAGCTGGTGGAAGTAGTTGGCAATGGAACCTATGGACAAGTGTACAAG GGTCGACATGTCAAGACGGGGCAGCTGGCTGCCATCAAGGTCATGGACGTCACAGAG GATGAGGAGGAAGAAATTAAACAGGAGATCAACATGTTGAAAAAATATTCTCACCACCGTAACATTGCCACCTACTACGGAGCCTTCATCAAGAAGAGCCCCCCAGGAAACGATGACCAGCTCTGG CTGGTGATGGAGTTCTGTGGTGCTGGCTCAGTGACTGACCTGGTAAAGAACACGAAAGGGAATGCCCTGAAGGAGGATTGTATTGCCTACATCTGCAGGGAGATCCTCAGG GGTCTGGCCCATCTCCATGCCCATAAGGTCATCCATCGAGACATCAAGGGACAGAATGTGCTGCTGACAGAGAACGCCGAGGTCAAGCTAG TGGATTTTGGGGTGAGTGCTCAGCTGGACCGCACCGTGGGCAGGCGGAACACTTTCATTGGGACCCCCTATTGGATGGCCCCAGAGGTCATCGCTTGTGATGAAAACCCTGATGCCACCTATGATTACAGG AGCGACATTTGGTCTCTAGGAATCACAGCCATTGAGATGGCAGAAGGAGCTCCCC CTCTGTGTGACATGCATCCTATGCGAGCCCTCTTCCTCATCCCCCGGAACCCTCCACCCAGGCTCAAGTCCAAGAAATG GTCTAAGAAGTTCATTGACTTCATCGACACGTGTCTCATCAAGACTTACCTGAGCCGGCCACCGACGGAGCAGCTGCTCAAGTTCCCCTTCATCCGCGACCAGCCCACGGAGCGGCAGGTCCGCATCCAGCTCAAGGACCACATTGACCGGTCTCGAAAGAAGCGGGGCGAGAAGG AGGAGACAGAATATGAATACAGCGGCAGTGAAGAGGAAGATGACAGCCACGGAGAGGAGGGAGAACCAAG CTCCATCATGAATGTACCTGGGGAGTCAACGCTACGCCGGGAATTTCTCCGGCTTCAGCAAGAGAACAAGAGCAACTCAGAGGCTTTAAAGCAGCaacagcagctgcagcagcagcaacagcgtGACCCTGAGGCGCACATCAAGCACCTCctgcaccagcggcagcggcgcATAGAGGAGCAGAAGGAGGAGCGGCGGAGGGTTGAGGAG caacaGCGGCGTGAGCGCGAGCAGCGGAAGCTGCAGGAGAAGGAGCAGCAGCGGCGGCTGGAGGACAGGCAGGCCCTGCGGCGGGAGGAGGAGAGGCGGCAGGCAGAACGGGAGCAG GAATACAAACGGAAGCAGCTGGAGGAGCAGCGGCAGTCAGAACGTCTCCAGAGGCAGCTGCAGCAGGAGCACGCCTACCTCAAGtccctgcagcagcagcagcagcagcagcagctccagaagcaacagcagcagcagcagcagcagcagcagatcCTGCCTGGGGACAGGAAGCCCCTGTATCATTATGGTCGGGGAATTAATCCTGCCGACAAACCTGCCTGGGCCCGAGAG GTAGAAGAGAGAACAAGGATGAACAAGCAGCAGAACTCTCCATTAGCCAAGACCAAGCCAAGCAGTACAGGGCCTGAGCCCCCTGTCCCCCAGGCCTCCCCTGGACCCCCAGGACCCCTTTCCCAAACCCCTCCTATGCAGAGGCCAGTAGAGCCCCAGGAGGGACCACACAAG AGCCTGGTGGCACACCGGGTCCCACTAAAGCCATACGCAGCACCTGTACCCAGATCCCAGTCCCTGCAGGACCAGCCCACCCGAAACTTGGCTGCTTTCCCAGCCTCCCATGACCCTGACCCTGCCACCCTTACCCCTACCGCCACGCCCGGTGCCCGAGGAGCTATCATCCGCCAGAACTCAGACCCCACGTCTGAAGGAcctggccccagccccagcccaaaCCCCCCAACCTGGGTCCGGCCAGATAATGAGGCCCCACCTAAG GTGCCTCAGAGGACCTCATCTATTGCCACTGCCCTTAACACCAGTGGGGCCGCAGGGTCCCGGCCAGCGCAGGCCGTCCGTGCCAG TAACCCCGACCTCAGGAGGAGCGACCCTGGCTGGGAGCGCTCGGACAGTGTCCTCCCAGCCTCTCACGGGCACCTCCCCCAGGCTGGCTCACTGGAGCGAAACCGTGTGGGAG CCTCCTCCAAACTGGACAGCTCCCCAGTGTTCTCCCCTGGGAACAAAGCCAAGCCTGAGGACCACCGCTCCCGGCCAGGCCGGCCCGCA AGCTATAAACGTGCAATTGGTGAG GATTTTGTTTTGCTGAAAGAGCGGACCCTGGACGAGGCACCCCGGCCTCCCAAAAAAGCCATGGACTACTCGTCATCCAGTGAGGAGGTGGAGAGCAGTGATGAGGACGAGGAGGAAGGCGATGGCGAGCCATCAGAGGGGAGCAGAGATACCCCTGGGGCTCG CAGTGATGGGGACACGGACAGCGTCAGCACCATGGTGGTCCACGATGTTGAGGAGATGTCTGGGACCCAGACTCCATACGGGGGCGGTACCATGGTGGTCCAGCGT ACTCCTGAAGAGGAGCGAAGCCTGCTGCATGCTGACAGCAATGGTTACACAAACCTGCCCGACGTGGTCCAGCCCAGCCACTCTCCCACTGAGAACAGCAAAGGTCAAAGCCCCCCCTCGAAGGATGGAGGCAGTGAT TACCAGTCTCGCGGGCTGGTAAAGGCCCCTGGCAAGAGCTCCTTCACGATGTTTGTGGATCTAGGGATCTACCAGCCCGGAGGCAGTGGGGACACCATCCCCATCACAG CCCTGGTGGGTGGAGAGGGCGGTAGGCTCGATCAGCTGCAGTACGATGTGCGGAAGGGCTCTGTGGTCAACGTGAATCCCACCAACACCCGAGCCCACAGTGAGACCCCTGAGATTCGGAAGTACAAGAAGCGATTCAATTCCGAAATCCTCTGTGCAGCTCTTTGGG GGGTCAACCTGCTGGTGGGCACGGAGAACGGGCTGATGTTGCTGGACCGGAGCGGGCAGGGCAAGGTGTACGGACTCATTGGGCGGCGACGCTTCCAGCAGATGGATGTGCTGGAAGGACTCAACTTGCTCATCACCATCTCAG GGAAAAGGAATAAACTGCGGGTGTATTATCTTTCTTGGCTCCGGAACAAGATTCTGCACAATGATCCGGAAGTGGAGAAGAAGCAGGGCTGGACCACTGTGGGGGACATGGAGGGCTGTGGGCACTACCGCGTTG TGAAATACGAGCGCATCAAGTTCCTGGTCATcgctctgaagagctctgtggagGTTTATGCCTGGGCCCCCAAACCCTACCATAAATTCATGGCCTTCAAG TCCTTTGCTGACCTCCCGCACCGCCCTCTGCTGGTTGACCTGACAGTAGAGGAAGGACAGCGGCTCAAGGTGATCTACGGCTCCAGTGCTGGCTTCCATGCCGTGGATGTCGACTCGGGGAACAGCTATGACATCTACATCCCTGTGCAC ATCCAGAGCCAGATCACGCCCCATGCCATCATCTTCCTCCCCAACGCTGATGGCCTGGAGATGCTGCTGTGCTACGAAGACGAGGGCGTGTACGTCAACACGTATGGGCGCATCATTAAGGACGTGGTGCTGCAGTGGGGAGAGATGCCCACCTCTGTGG CCTACATCTGCTCCAACCAGATCATGGGCTGGGGCGAGAAAGCCATTGAGATCCGCTCAGTGGAGACTGGCCACCTAGATGGGGTCTTCATGCACAAACGAGCCCAGAGGCTCAAGTTCCTGTGTGAGCGGAATGACAAG
- the MINK1 gene encoding misshapen-like kinase 1 isoform X11 — MGDPAPARSLDDIDLSALRDPAGIFELVEVVGNGTYGQVYKGRHVKTGQLAAIKVMDVTEDEEEEIKQEINMLKKYSHHRNIATYYGAFIKKSPPGNDDQLWLVMEFCGAGSVTDLVKNTKGNALKEDCIAYICREILRGLAHLHAHKVIHRDIKGQNVLLTENAEVKLVDFGVSAQLDRTVGRRNTFIGTPYWMAPEVIACDENPDATYDYRSDIWSLGITAIEMAEGAPPLCDMHPMRALFLIPRNPPPRLKSKKWSKKFIDFIDTCLIKTYLSRPPTEQLLKFPFIRDQPTERQVRIQLKDHIDRSRKKRGEKEETEYEYSGSEEEDDSHGEEGEPSSIMNVPGESTLRREFLRLQQENKSNSEALKQQQQLQQQQQRDPEAHIKHLLHQRQRRIEEQKEERRRVEEQQRREREQRKLQEKEQQRRLEDRQALRREEERRQAEREQEYKRKQLEEQRQSERLQRQLQQEHAYLKSLQQQQQQQQLQKQQQQQQQQQQILPGDRKPLYHYGRGINPADKPAWAREVEERTRMNKQQNSPLAKTKPSSTGPEPPVPQASPGPPGPLSQTPPMQRPVEPQEGPHKSLVAHRVPLKPYAAPVPRSQSLQDQPTRNLAAFPASHDPDPATLTPTATPGARGAIIRQNSDPTSEGPGPSPSPNPPTWVRPDNEAPPKVPQRTSSIATALNTSGAAGSRPAQAVRASNPDLRRSDPGWERSDSVLPASHGHLPQAGSLERNRVGASSKLDSSPVFSPGNKAKPEDHRSRPGRPADFVLLKERTLDEAPRPPKKAMDYSSSSEEVESSDEDEEEGDGEPSEGSRDTPGARSDGDTDSVSTMVVHDVEEMSGTQTPYGGGTMVVQRTPEEERSLLHADSNGYTNLPDVVQPSHSPTENSKGQSPPSKDGGSDYQSRGLVKAPGKSSFTMFVDLGIYQPGGSGDTIPITALVGGEGGRLDQLQYDVRKGSVVNVNPTNTRAHSETPEIRKYKKRFNSEILCAALWGVNLLVGTENGLMLLDRSGQGKVYGLIGRRRFQQMDVLEGLNLLITISGKRNKLRVYYLSWLRNKILHNDPEVEKKQGWTTVGDMEGCGHYRVVKYERIKFLVIALKSSVEVYAWAPKPYHKFMAFKSFADLPHRPLLVDLTVEEGQRLKVIYGSSAGFHAVDVDSGNSYDIYIPVHIQSQITPHAIIFLPNADGLEMLLCYEDEGVYVNTYGRIIKDVVLQWGEMPTSVAYICSNQIMGWGEKAIEIRSVETGHLDGVFMHKRAQRLKFLCERNDKVFFASVRSGGSSQVYFMTLNRNCIMNW, encoded by the exons GACCCTGCTGGAATCTTTGAGCTGGTGGAAGTAGTTGGCAATGGAACCTATGGACAAGTGTACAAG GGTCGACATGTCAAGACGGGGCAGCTGGCTGCCATCAAGGTCATGGACGTCACAGAG GATGAGGAGGAAGAAATTAAACAGGAGATCAACATGTTGAAAAAATATTCTCACCACCGTAACATTGCCACCTACTACGGAGCCTTCATCAAGAAGAGCCCCCCAGGAAACGATGACCAGCTCTGG CTGGTGATGGAGTTCTGTGGTGCTGGCTCAGTGACTGACCTGGTAAAGAACACGAAAGGGAATGCCCTGAAGGAGGATTGTATTGCCTACATCTGCAGGGAGATCCTCAGG GGTCTGGCCCATCTCCATGCCCATAAGGTCATCCATCGAGACATCAAGGGACAGAATGTGCTGCTGACAGAGAACGCCGAGGTCAAGCTAG TGGATTTTGGGGTGAGTGCTCAGCTGGACCGCACCGTGGGCAGGCGGAACACTTTCATTGGGACCCCCTATTGGATGGCCCCAGAGGTCATCGCTTGTGATGAAAACCCTGATGCCACCTATGATTACAGG AGCGACATTTGGTCTCTAGGAATCACAGCCATTGAGATGGCAGAAGGAGCTCCCC CTCTGTGTGACATGCATCCTATGCGAGCCCTCTTCCTCATCCCCCGGAACCCTCCACCCAGGCTCAAGTCCAAGAAATG GTCTAAGAAGTTCATTGACTTCATCGACACGTGTCTCATCAAGACTTACCTGAGCCGGCCACCGACGGAGCAGCTGCTCAAGTTCCCCTTCATCCGCGACCAGCCCACGGAGCGGCAGGTCCGCATCCAGCTCAAGGACCACATTGACCGGTCTCGAAAGAAGCGGGGCGAGAAGG AGGAGACAGAATATGAATACAGCGGCAGTGAAGAGGAAGATGACAGCCACGGAGAGGAGGGAGAACCAAG CTCCATCATGAATGTACCTGGGGAGTCAACGCTACGCCGGGAATTTCTCCGGCTTCAGCAAGAGAACAAGAGCAACTCAGAGGCTTTAAAGCAGCaacagcagctgcagcagcagcaacagcgtGACCCTGAGGCGCACATCAAGCACCTCctgcaccagcggcagcggcgcATAGAGGAGCAGAAGGAGGAGCGGCGGAGGGTTGAGGAG caacaGCGGCGTGAGCGCGAGCAGCGGAAGCTGCAGGAGAAGGAGCAGCAGCGGCGGCTGGAGGACAGGCAGGCCCTGCGGCGGGAGGAGGAGAGGCGGCAGGCAGAACGGGAGCAG GAATACAAACGGAAGCAGCTGGAGGAGCAGCGGCAGTCAGAACGTCTCCAGAGGCAGCTGCAGCAGGAGCACGCCTACCTCAAGtccctgcagcagcagcagcagcagcagcagctccagaagcaacagcagcagcagcagcagcagcagcagatcCTGCCTGGGGACAGGAAGCCCCTGTATCATTATGGTCGGGGAATTAATCCTGCCGACAAACCTGCCTGGGCCCGAGAG GTAGAAGAGAGAACAAGGATGAACAAGCAGCAGAACTCTCCATTAGCCAAGACCAAGCCAAGCAGTACAGGGCCTGAGCCCCCTGTCCCCCAGGCCTCCCCTGGACCCCCAGGACCCCTTTCCCAAACCCCTCCTATGCAGAGGCCAGTAGAGCCCCAGGAGGGACCACACAAG AGCCTGGTGGCACACCGGGTCCCACTAAAGCCATACGCAGCACCTGTACCCAGATCCCAGTCCCTGCAGGACCAGCCCACCCGAAACTTGGCTGCTTTCCCAGCCTCCCATGACCCTGACCCTGCCACCCTTACCCCTACCGCCACGCCCGGTGCCCGAGGAGCTATCATCCGCCAGAACTCAGACCCCACGTCTGAAGGAcctggccccagccccagcccaaaCCCCCCAACCTGGGTCCGGCCAGATAATGAGGCCCCACCTAAG GTGCCTCAGAGGACCTCATCTATTGCCACTGCCCTTAACACCAGTGGGGCCGCAGGGTCCCGGCCAGCGCAGGCCGTCCGTGCCAG TAACCCCGACCTCAGGAGGAGCGACCCTGGCTGGGAGCGCTCGGACAGTGTCCTCCCAGCCTCTCACGGGCACCTCCCCCAGGCTGGCTCACTGGAGCGAAACCGTGTGGGAG CCTCCTCCAAACTGGACAGCTCCCCAGTGTTCTCCCCTGGGAACAAAGCCAAGCCTGAGGACCACCGCTCCCGGCCAGGCCGGCCCGCA GATTTTGTTTTGCTGAAAGAGCGGACCCTGGACGAGGCACCCCGGCCTCCCAAAAAAGCCATGGACTACTCGTCATCCAGTGAGGAGGTGGAGAGCAGTGATGAGGACGAGGAGGAAGGCGATGGCGAGCCATCAGAGGGGAGCAGAGATACCCCTGGGGCTCG CAGTGATGGGGACACGGACAGCGTCAGCACCATGGTGGTCCACGATGTTGAGGAGATGTCTGGGACCCAGACTCCATACGGGGGCGGTACCATGGTGGTCCAGCGT ACTCCTGAAGAGGAGCGAAGCCTGCTGCATGCTGACAGCAATGGTTACACAAACCTGCCCGACGTGGTCCAGCCCAGCCACTCTCCCACTGAGAACAGCAAAGGTCAAAGCCCCCCCTCGAAGGATGGAGGCAGTGAT TACCAGTCTCGCGGGCTGGTAAAGGCCCCTGGCAAGAGCTCCTTCACGATGTTTGTGGATCTAGGGATCTACCAGCCCGGAGGCAGTGGGGACACCATCCCCATCACAG CCCTGGTGGGTGGAGAGGGCGGTAGGCTCGATCAGCTGCAGTACGATGTGCGGAAGGGCTCTGTGGTCAACGTGAATCCCACCAACACCCGAGCCCACAGTGAGACCCCTGAGATTCGGAAGTACAAGAAGCGATTCAATTCCGAAATCCTCTGTGCAGCTCTTTGGG GGGTCAACCTGCTGGTGGGCACGGAGAACGGGCTGATGTTGCTGGACCGGAGCGGGCAGGGCAAGGTGTACGGACTCATTGGGCGGCGACGCTTCCAGCAGATGGATGTGCTGGAAGGACTCAACTTGCTCATCACCATCTCAG GGAAAAGGAATAAACTGCGGGTGTATTATCTTTCTTGGCTCCGGAACAAGATTCTGCACAATGATCCGGAAGTGGAGAAGAAGCAGGGCTGGACCACTGTGGGGGACATGGAGGGCTGTGGGCACTACCGCGTTG TGAAATACGAGCGCATCAAGTTCCTGGTCATcgctctgaagagctctgtggagGTTTATGCCTGGGCCCCCAAACCCTACCATAAATTCATGGCCTTCAAG TCCTTTGCTGACCTCCCGCACCGCCCTCTGCTGGTTGACCTGACAGTAGAGGAAGGACAGCGGCTCAAGGTGATCTACGGCTCCAGTGCTGGCTTCCATGCCGTGGATGTCGACTCGGGGAACAGCTATGACATCTACATCCCTGTGCAC ATCCAGAGCCAGATCACGCCCCATGCCATCATCTTCCTCCCCAACGCTGATGGCCTGGAGATGCTGCTGTGCTACGAAGACGAGGGCGTGTACGTCAACACGTATGGGCGCATCATTAAGGACGTGGTGCTGCAGTGGGGAGAGATGCCCACCTCTGTGG CCTACATCTGCTCCAACCAGATCATGGGCTGGGGCGAGAAAGCCATTGAGATCCGCTCAGTGGAGACTGGCCACCTAGATGGGGTCTTCATGCACAAACGAGCCCAGAGGCTCAAGTTCCTGTGTGAGCGGAATGACAAG